In one Vibrio sp. CB1-14 genomic region, the following are encoded:
- a CDS encoding malate synthase G → MSNRIQQGSLNIDSTLYNLVNEQIIPGTGIEASAFWQAFESILSDLAPKNRALLVKRDDLQHQIDVWHQERVGQAIDPTEYKTFLQQIGYLVPEVDDFEISTENVEPEIATQAGPQLVVPIMNARFALNAANARWGSLYDALYGTDVIGEEDGAERGGSFNPVRGEKVVAYAREFLDSAAPLNGVSHREVTQYSISNVSVGNTLTATLTNGEEVTLMDSTQFIGYQGEASSPSCILLKHNNLHIEIQIDPNTPIGRVDAAGIKDVVVEAALTTIMDCEDSVAAVDGEDKALAYRNWLGLMKGDLQESLEKNGKTIVRSLNPDRQYTSVTGGEIHLKGRSMLFIRNVGHLMTNPAILDRAGREVPEGIMDAMITSLIAIHDIKGNSQYQNSTSGSINIVKPKMHGPEEVAFTNELFTRVEDALGLERNTIKVGIMDEERRTSVNLKACIHAAKERVVFINTGFLDRTGDEIHTSMEAGAFAPKAQLKTMTWIGAYEDQNVDLGLACGLQGKAQIGKGMWPEPDNMAKMMDAKIGHPQSGANTAWVPSPTAATLHALHYHQVSVPSRQKELRERVSASVDDILTIPLLGSQKVTEEQIQSELDNNAQGILGYVVRWIDQGVGCSKVPDINDVGLMEDRATLRISSQHIANWLRHGICTESQVMKTMQRMAQVVDQQNADDPNYNNMAPNFDSSIAFSAACQLVFEGCAQPNGYTEPVLHAMRLKLKSQQR, encoded by the coding sequence ATGAGCAATCGTATTCAACAGGGAAGCTTGAACATTGATAGCACCCTCTACAATTTGGTTAATGAGCAAATCATTCCCGGCACTGGTATTGAGGCCAGCGCATTTTGGCAAGCGTTCGAGTCAATTTTATCTGACCTAGCACCTAAAAATCGCGCGCTGCTGGTAAAGCGTGACGACCTACAACATCAAATCGATGTTTGGCATCAAGAGCGTGTGGGTCAGGCAATTGATCCAACCGAGTACAAAACCTTCTTACAGCAGATTGGTTACCTAGTCCCTGAAGTTGATGATTTTGAAATCTCCACAGAAAACGTAGAGCCAGAAATAGCGACTCAAGCAGGACCACAGCTGGTGGTACCTATTATGAATGCCCGCTTTGCACTTAACGCAGCGAATGCGCGTTGGGGCAGTTTATATGACGCGCTTTACGGCACAGATGTGATAGGTGAAGAGGACGGTGCGGAGCGTGGTGGCAGCTTTAATCCAGTTCGTGGTGAAAAAGTCGTTGCGTATGCTCGCGAGTTTCTCGATTCTGCAGCGCCTTTAAACGGTGTATCACATCGTGAAGTCACCCAGTACAGCATCAGCAATGTCAGTGTAGGTAACACGCTAACTGCCACTCTTACCAATGGTGAGGAAGTGACCCTGATGGATAGCACTCAGTTTATCGGCTATCAGGGAGAAGCCAGTTCGCCATCTTGTATTCTTCTTAAACACAATAATCTTCATATTGAAATTCAAATCGACCCGAATACACCGATTGGCCGTGTCGATGCTGCGGGTATCAAAGATGTGGTTGTTGAAGCGGCGCTTACCACCATTATGGATTGTGAAGACTCGGTTGCAGCGGTAGACGGCGAGGACAAAGCGCTGGCCTATCGTAACTGGTTAGGTCTGATGAAAGGCGATCTGCAAGAGAGCCTAGAAAAGAATGGCAAAACGATTGTCAGAAGCTTAAATCCGGATCGTCAATACACCAGCGTGACCGGCGGCGAGATCCATCTCAAAGGTCGCAGTATGCTGTTTATTCGCAACGTCGGCCACTTAATGACAAACCCAGCGATTCTTGATCGCGCCGGCCGTGAAGTACCAGAAGGTATCATGGATGCCATGATCACCTCGCTAATAGCTATCCACGATATTAAAGGGAACAGCCAGTACCAAAACTCGACATCAGGTAGCATCAACATCGTTAAGCCAAAGATGCATGGCCCTGAAGAAGTGGCATTTACCAACGAGCTCTTTACTCGAGTCGAAGATGCGTTGGGTCTGGAACGAAACACCATCAAAGTCGGCATTATGGATGAGGAGCGCCGCACCTCGGTTAACCTAAAAGCGTGTATTCACGCTGCGAAAGAGCGTGTCGTGTTCATTAACACTGGCTTCTTAGACAGAACGGGTGATGAAATTCATACCAGCATGGAAGCAGGTGCATTTGCTCCGAAAGCTCAGCTGAAAACCATGACCTGGATTGGCGCCTACGAAGATCAAAACGTGGATCTAGGATTGGCGTGTGGTCTGCAAGGTAAGGCGCAAATCGGTAAAGGTATGTGGCCCGAACCAGATAACATGGCAAAAATGATGGATGCTAAGATTGGTCATCCACAGTCAGGCGCCAACACAGCATGGGTACCGTCACCGACCGCAGCAACTTTACATGCGCTTCACTACCACCAAGTGAGCGTGCCAAGCCGTCAAAAAGAGCTTCGTGAGCGTGTGAGTGCGAGTGTGGATGATATCTTGACGATTCCACTATTAGGCTCACAAAAGGTGACAGAAGAACAAATTCAAAGCGAGTTGGACAATAACGCGCAAGGCATTCTTGGCTATGTAGTACGCTGGATTGACCAAGGTGTTGGCTGTTCCAAAGTACCAGATATCAATGATGTTGGTCTAATGGAAGATCGTGCCACACTACGCATCTCAAGCCAGCATATTGCTAACTGGTTACGACATGGTATTTGCACTGAATCTCAAGTGATGAAAACCATGCAGCGTATGGCACAAGTCGTTGACCAACAAAATGCTGACGACCCAAATTACAACAATATGGCCCCCAACTTTGACAGCAGCATTGCGTTCTCTGCCGCTTGTCAATTGGTGTTCGAAGGCTGCGCACAGCCCAATGGCTATACTGAGCCCGTATTGCATGCAATGCGACTCAAATTAAAATCACAACAAAGATAA
- a CDS encoding LysR family transcriptional regulator, with protein sequence MNIARIDLNLLVYLDMLLRERNVTRAANQLGITQPAMSNGLRRLRDLFEDPLLVRTSEGMIPTERAQKLQPQIRNILANVEKTMQTTTEFHAEDSERVFRIMASDYAESTIIQPLLEKLSEIAPKIRLDIMTPSDVSYQDVEQGTVDIVINRFDDIPQSFHQMSLWHDGFSCLFSRDNPIADNFDLFSYLKAQHIWVSKTGMGTGHGVNPSQAQKLGWIDEALMKIGKTRNITVFTRHYLSAILFAQQKNLILTIPSKAAQSQRNNPKLLIKPAPFAIEPFEVKMAWSPLLQSNPDHQWMRRLIKSVANELESGVTE encoded by the coding sequence ATGAATATTGCTCGTATTGACCTTAATTTGCTTGTGTATTTAGATATGCTGCTGCGAGAGCGTAATGTGACCCGCGCTGCGAACCAGTTGGGTATCACTCAGCCAGCGATGAGTAATGGATTGCGCCGCCTGCGTGATTTGTTTGAAGATCCGCTTTTAGTGCGAACTAGTGAAGGGATGATCCCAACCGAGCGCGCTCAGAAGCTCCAGCCACAGATTCGAAATATTCTTGCCAATGTAGAAAAGACGATGCAAACCACGACCGAGTTTCATGCTGAGGATAGCGAGCGCGTGTTTCGTATCATGGCGAGTGACTATGCCGAGTCGACTATTATTCAACCGTTATTGGAAAAGCTCAGCGAAATTGCACCTAAGATACGTTTGGACATCATGACCCCAAGTGATGTGAGTTATCAGGATGTAGAGCAAGGTACCGTCGATATCGTTATCAATCGCTTTGATGATATTCCTCAGTCCTTCCACCAAATGAGCTTGTGGCACGATGGCTTTTCTTGTCTATTCAGCCGCGACAATCCCATTGCCGATAACTTTGATTTGTTCTCTTATCTAAAGGCGCAGCACATTTGGGTGAGTAAAACCGGGATGGGTACCGGGCACGGCGTCAACCCTAGTCAGGCGCAGAAACTGGGCTGGATTGATGAGGCGTTAATGAAGATCGGTAAAACGCGCAATATCACGGTCTTTACCCGCCACTACCTATCCGCCATCCTTTTTGCGCAGCAGAAGAATCTGATTTTGACAATTCCAAGTAAGGCGGCGCAGTCACAGCGCAACAACCCTAAGCTGCTTATCAAACCTGCGCCATTTGCGATAGAGCCGTTTGAGGTCAAGATGGCATGGAGTCCACTCTTGCAAAGTAATCCCGATCACCAATGGATGCGCCGCCTAATAAAAAGCGTCGCTAATGAGTTAGAAAGTGGCGTAACGGAGTAA
- a CDS encoding isocitrate lyase — MSQINQDIEMIEVAKRAAGTPWDAIDAESAARMRAQNKFKTGLDIAQYTADIMRADMEAYDADKSQYTQSLGCWHGFIGQQKMISIKKHFGGKTDKRYLYLSGWMVAALRSDFGPLPDQSMHEKTSVPALIEELYTFLRQADARELGGLFRELDAAREAGDVALQDQIQDKIDNHQTHVVPIVADIDAGFGNAEATYLLAKKMIEAGACCLQIENQVADEKQCGHQDGKVTVPHSDFHAKLRALRYAFLELGIDNGIIVARTDSQGAGLTKEIAVVKEPGDQGDIYNSYLDVEEIDVADMKQGDVCFNRDGKLVRPKRLPSGLYQFRSGTGEDRCVFDCIEAINAGADLLWIETEKPHIGQIKEMMDGVRAVHPNAKLVYNNSPSFNWTLNFRQQAYDAMVEAGEDVSAYDRANLMSAEYDETELSKSADDKIRTFQADAAREAGIFHHLITLPTYHTAALSTDNLAKEYFGEAGMLGYVKNVQRQEIRQGIACVKHQNMSGSDIGDDHKEYFAGENALKAAGELNTSNQFD, encoded by the coding sequence ATGTCGCAAATTAATCAAGATATCGAAATGATCGAAGTTGCAAAACGCGCTGCAGGTACGCCATGGGATGCAATCGATGCTGAATCTGCTGCTCGCATGCGTGCTCAAAACAAATTCAAAACTGGCCTAGATATCGCGCAATACACGGCGGATATTATGCGTGCAGACATGGAAGCGTACGACGCAGACAAATCTCAGTACACACAATCTTTAGGTTGCTGGCACGGTTTCATTGGCCAACAAAAAATGATTTCTATTAAGAAGCACTTTGGTGGTAAGACTGACAAACGCTACCTCTACCTATCAGGTTGGATGGTTGCCGCACTTCGCTCTGATTTTGGTCCACTTCCAGACCAGTCAATGCACGAGAAGACGTCTGTCCCTGCACTTATCGAAGAGCTATACACTTTCCTTCGTCAAGCAGATGCACGTGAGCTAGGCGGTCTATTCCGTGAGCTAGACGCAGCACGTGAAGCCGGCGACGTAGCACTTCAAGACCAAATCCAAGACAAAATCGACAACCATCAAACCCACGTTGTGCCAATCGTTGCTGATATCGATGCAGGCTTTGGTAACGCAGAAGCCACTTACCTACTGGCTAAGAAAATGATTGAAGCGGGTGCTTGTTGTCTGCAGATTGAAAACCAAGTAGCCGATGAGAAGCAGTGTGGTCACCAAGACGGTAAAGTAACCGTACCTCACTCAGACTTCCATGCCAAACTGCGCGCGCTGCGTTATGCCTTCCTAGAGCTTGGCATCGACAACGGTATCATCGTTGCACGTACTGACTCACAAGGTGCTGGCCTAACCAAAGAAATTGCGGTAGTGAAAGAGCCAGGCGACCAAGGCGATATCTACAACTCTTACTTAGACGTTGAAGAGATCGATGTTGCTGACATGAAGCAAGGCGACGTTTGCTTTAACCGTGATGGCAAGCTAGTACGTCCGAAGCGTCTTCCTTCTGGCCTATATCAATTCCGCTCAGGTACGGGTGAAGACCGCTGTGTATTTGACTGTATCGAAGCTATCAACGCAGGTGCTGACCTACTTTGGATTGAAACTGAAAAGCCACACATCGGTCAAATCAAAGAGATGATGGATGGCGTACGTGCAGTTCACCCGAATGCGAAGCTGGTTTACAACAACTCGCCTTCGTTCAACTGGACGCTTAACTTCCGTCAACAAGCTTATGATGCAATGGTTGAAGCAGGTGAAGATGTATCAGCATACGACCGCGCAAACCTAATGAGCGCTGAATATGACGAAACGGAACTATCGAAAAGTGCTGACGACAAAATCCGCACGTTCCAAGCAGATGCTGCACGTGAAGCTGGTATCTTCCATCACCTAATCACACTACCAACGTACCACACCGCTGCGCTATCAACAGATAACCTAGCGAAGGAGTACTTCGGTGAAGCAGGCATGCTTGGCTACGTTAAGAACGTTCAACGCCAAGAAATCCGTCAAGGTATCGCATGTGTTAAACACCAAAACATGTCTGGTTCAGACATCGGTGATGACCATAAAGAGTACTTTGCGGGTGAGAACGCGCTAAAAGCGGCTGGTGAGTTGAATACTTCTAATCAGTTTGACTAA
- a CDS encoding 3'-5' exonuclease: protein MLKAVWKLMNRVHAYHQFEKKRTQYSSKVSLPKELSGLSSAQLPDIESAGSQLNYLVVDFETTGLDASTDSILSVGWVEVNGFSIDLASAQHLYIDTTASVNADGAVVNHIVPEMLKDGVPLDEAMQRLFEAARNRILIAHGAVIEASFVEEYLSHRFGLKDVPILWIDTLAIEKSMAKAVNADSSIDVRLAETRERYCLPEYNGHEALIDAIATAELFLAQQTRLFDKSYPCIGKLYRMSR, encoded by the coding sequence GTGTTGAAAGCCGTTTGGAAATTGATGAATCGTGTTCATGCGTATCATCAATTTGAAAAAAAGCGTACACAGTATTCTTCAAAGGTTTCCTTACCAAAAGAGTTGAGTGGACTATCGAGTGCTCAGCTCCCTGATATCGAGTCTGCTGGGAGTCAATTGAACTATTTGGTCGTGGATTTCGAGACGACAGGATTGGATGCCAGCACGGACAGCATCTTAAGCGTGGGCTGGGTTGAGGTGAATGGGTTTAGCATTGATCTAGCATCCGCACAGCACTTGTATATTGACACGACAGCGAGTGTGAATGCCGACGGCGCGGTGGTGAATCACATTGTTCCAGAAATGCTCAAAGATGGCGTCCCCCTTGATGAGGCGATGCAGCGCTTATTTGAAGCCGCGCGGAACAGAATATTGATCGCCCATGGTGCTGTCATTGAGGCATCCTTTGTTGAAGAGTACTTAAGTCACCGATTTGGCTTGAAGGACGTGCCCATACTGTGGATTGATACTTTGGCAATTGAAAAGTCGATGGCCAAGGCTGTTAACGCTGATAGCTCTATTGATGTGCGCCTTGCAGAAACGCGGGAAAGGTATTGCCTGCCGGAATACAATGGTCACGAGGCACTCATCGATGCCATCGCCACCGCTGAGCTGTTTTTAGCTCAGCAGACGCGTTTGTTCGACAAAAGCTACCCTTGCATCGGTAAGCTCTATCGAATGAGCAGATAA
- a CDS encoding DUF294 nucleotidyltransferase-like domain-containing protein, translating into MTDALVPNITHFLNNVDPFNKMPEPLVRQVASTVKITYVGKGEILDPYLNSASTQPVETRELEKQDKYLYVIRSGAMEQREADGVLRARLGAEDVFGFTFLDSSVSEQKGYKAIALENTLLYLIPHKALTSIFKDSPEFAEHFAAQAQTRLKSALDVVWSNKEKGLFIRTVSEVASKAIAIVDAKMSIQEVAKEMRYKKRTSTAVVCDDGQLIGIITDRDMTKRVIADGYDLTAPIKSVMTANPMTVSPHDLVLHAASLMMQHNIRSLPVVEDGKVVGLLTTSHLVQNHRMQAIFLIEKIKYAESVEDLEALNTERQAIFEALIEGQVPPDITGRVMAMMMDAYNRRLIQLAISHFGEPPCKFSWIVAGSHARNEVHMLSDQDSALVLSDDATENDKVYFRQLSQYVVKGLDACGYPLCPGNYMAATPKWCQPQSVWREYYRKWVSNPEYERLLNISVFLEIRSVYGEASYADELRDELHSQIKSNREFLGILTRDAINTQPPLGVFKNLVLEKTGENKKTLNIKKYAINLIIDLARIYGLAVECDSSNTKERFTRANEQGILSDDAYKNILNTYQYVLMFRQHHQLEALKQGGQPDSHINPDTFGSFERGNLKDAFLIISGLQDAAKLRFAGRM; encoded by the coding sequence ATGACTGACGCTCTTGTACCCAATATTACTCACTTTCTTAATAACGTAGATCCGTTCAATAAAATGCCTGAGCCCTTGGTGCGCCAGGTTGCATCCACCGTTAAAATCACTTATGTAGGGAAAGGTGAGATCCTTGATCCTTATTTAAATAGTGCTTCGACCCAACCTGTTGAGACGAGAGAATTAGAGAAACAAGACAAGTATTTGTACGTGATTCGCTCGGGTGCCATGGAGCAAAGAGAGGCTGACGGTGTATTGCGTGCAAGATTGGGTGCAGAGGATGTGTTTGGCTTTACCTTTCTAGACAGCAGTGTCTCGGAGCAAAAGGGTTACAAAGCCATTGCTTTGGAGAACACCTTACTATATTTGATCCCCCACAAGGCACTGACGTCAATTTTTAAGGACTCTCCAGAGTTCGCAGAACATTTTGCTGCCCAAGCTCAAACAAGGCTGAAGTCTGCGCTGGATGTCGTGTGGTCGAATAAAGAAAAAGGTCTGTTTATTCGCACGGTCTCTGAAGTCGCAAGTAAAGCTATCGCTATTGTAGATGCGAAAATGTCTATCCAAGAGGTGGCGAAGGAGATGCGTTATAAAAAGCGTACTTCCACAGCAGTAGTTTGTGACGACGGGCAGTTAATTGGCATAATCACCGATAGAGACATGACCAAACGTGTTATTGCGGACGGGTATGACCTCACTGCGCCAATTAAATCAGTCATGACAGCCAACCCTATGACCGTCAGTCCCCATGACTTAGTCTTACATGCCGCATCACTGATGATGCAACACAATATCCGTAGCCTACCGGTTGTAGAAGACGGCAAAGTCGTTGGACTGCTTACCACTTCTCACCTGGTTCAAAACCATCGCATGCAAGCTATTTTCCTAATTGAGAAGATAAAGTATGCAGAGTCAGTTGAAGACTTGGAAGCGCTCAATACCGAGCGTCAGGCGATATTCGAAGCACTCATTGAAGGACAAGTGCCGCCAGATATTACCGGCCGAGTGATGGCGATGATGATGGATGCTTACAATCGACGTCTGATCCAATTGGCGATTTCTCACTTCGGGGAGCCGCCTTGCAAGTTCTCGTGGATTGTAGCGGGGTCACATGCCCGAAATGAAGTCCACATGTTGTCTGATCAAGACAGTGCATTGGTGCTCAGTGACGACGCGACAGAAAACGATAAAGTTTATTTCCGTCAACTTTCCCAATACGTGGTTAAAGGGCTAGACGCATGTGGCTACCCTCTATGTCCTGGCAATTACATGGCAGCGACGCCTAAATGGTGTCAGCCACAATCCGTGTGGAGAGAATACTATCGTAAATGGGTATCTAACCCTGAGTATGAGCGACTTTTGAATATCAGTGTGTTTTTAGAAATTCGCTCCGTCTATGGTGAAGCGAGTTACGCCGATGAACTGCGAGATGAACTGCACAGCCAGATAAAATCAAACCGTGAATTTCTGGGGATTTTGACGCGAGATGCCATTAATACCCAGCCCCCTCTTGGAGTATTTAAAAACCTCGTGCTGGAAAAAACAGGCGAGAATAAGAAAACCCTCAATATTAAGAAGTATGCGATCAACTTGATCATAGATTTAGCGCGAATCTACGGCTTGGCGGTGGAGTGTGACTCTTCTAATACCAAAGAGCGTTTCACGCGAGCTAATGAGCAAGGGATCTTAAGTGATGATGCGTACAAGAATATCCTCAATACCTACCAATATGTGCTTATGTTTAGGCAACATCATCAGTTAGAAGCGTTAAAACAGGGCGGGCAACCAGATAGCCATATTAACCCAGATACATTCGGCAGTTTCGAGCGTGGCAATCTAAAAGATGCGTTTTTGATCATTTCTGGTCTTCAAGATGCCGCGAAACTTCGCTTTGCAGGAAGGATGTAA
- a CDS encoding FadR/GntR family transcriptional regulator, with amino-acid sequence MSGKFNAITGSKRSIHVQVARDIARGILSGDLAEGSIIPGEMALCEQFGISRTALREAVKLLTSKGLLESRPKIGTRVVDRAYWNFLDPQLIEWMDGISDVEQFCGQFLGLRRAIEPEACALAARFASAEQRIELSATFQEMVEVSEAEPFDQMKWLDVDTRFHSLIFNATGNDFFLPFGNILTTMFVNFLQFSSDGGSTCINEHRRIYEAIMAGDSDKARDASANHLREENHRLPVAS; translated from the coding sequence ATGTCAGGTAAGTTCAATGCAATAACGGGCTCCAAGCGCAGTATCCATGTGCAGGTAGCGAGAGACATAGCCAGAGGTATCCTTTCTGGTGATTTGGCTGAGGGTTCAATCATCCCGGGTGAAATGGCTTTGTGTGAGCAGTTCGGTATCAGCCGTACCGCACTTCGTGAAGCGGTTAAGCTGTTAACATCAAAAGGGCTACTGGAGTCACGACCAAAAATTGGTACTCGTGTAGTTGACCGTGCGTATTGGAACTTCCTTGATCCGCAATTGATCGAGTGGATGGATGGTATTAGTGACGTTGAGCAGTTTTGTGGCCAATTTCTTGGATTGCGACGCGCCATTGAGCCAGAGGCTTGTGCGCTAGCAGCAAGGTTTGCATCTGCTGAGCAACGAATTGAGCTTTCTGCAACTTTCCAAGAGATGGTTGAGGTCTCTGAAGCAGAGCCTTTCGATCAAATGAAATGGTTGGATGTCGATACGCGTTTCCATTCGCTTATTTTTAACGCGACAGGCAATGACTTCTTTTTGCCGTTTGGCAACATTCTAACCACTATGTTTGTGAACTTTCTTCAGTTTTCTTCCGATGGCGGCTCGACATGTATTAATGAACACCGCCGCATTTACGAAGCGATCATGGCTGGCGACTCAGACAAAGCAAGAGACGCGTCTGCAAACCACCTTCGTGAGGAAAATCACCGCCTTCCAGTGGCGAGTTAG
- a CDS encoding FadR/GntR family transcriptional regulator, translating into MLSNKPAENTDSVSASSHRVYVQVAKEIATKILTGELKQGEKLPCEHDLKSKFGISRTSLRECNKLLEAKGLISSKPKVGTSVEVRQQWHFLDPQLLDWIKDADNVQRFLTQFLGLRKAIEPEACSIAARSASIEHRKALSISFQNMKQAAACHDYAAWTINDHQFHKTIFLATGNPFYIPFANILESLFKTFIDESSTGGRFCLEEHEAIYDAIMMGDAFRARTSSQLLLNDHNQKLALVTPSAVTL; encoded by the coding sequence ATGCTCTCAAACAAGCCAGCTGAAAACACTGATTCTGTTTCAGCATCGAGTCACCGAGTATATGTACAAGTAGCAAAGGAAATTGCGACAAAGATTTTAACCGGAGAGCTGAAACAAGGTGAAAAGCTACCATGCGAGCACGACCTTAAAAGCAAGTTTGGCATCAGCCGCACTTCGCTACGCGAATGCAATAAATTGTTAGAAGCAAAAGGGTTGATTTCCTCCAAACCCAAAGTAGGTACAAGCGTCGAAGTGCGCCAACAGTGGCACTTTCTCGATCCTCAGCTTCTTGATTGGATCAAAGATGCGGACAACGTACAGCGTTTTTTAACACAGTTTCTAGGGCTGAGAAAAGCCATTGAACCAGAAGCGTGTTCTATTGCTGCACGCTCTGCATCGATAGAACATCGAAAAGCGCTATCGATTAGCTTTCAAAACATGAAGCAAGCTGCGGCATGTCACGACTACGCGGCATGGACGATCAACGACCATCAGTTTCATAAAACGATTTTTCTGGCGACTGGTAACCCTTTTTACATACCGTTTGCCAATATCCTTGAATCACTATTCAAGACATTTATCGACGAATCCTCTACCGGAGGACGTTTTTGTTTGGAAGAGCACGAAGCCATCTACGACGCCATTATGATGGGCGATGCGTTTAGGGCGCGTACCTCTTCTCAACTCTTACTCAATGACCATAACCAGAAGCTCGCGTTAGTCACGCCGAGTGCGGTAACACTTTAA
- a CDS encoding cupin domain-containing protein, whose product MFVYNKNIKLEDQGGGLRRKVLAHCENMMTVEVHFETGTVAPMHNHPHEQITYVVSGEFDFTVGDETKRVTAGDTVYKVPNIMHGCTCVKEGVLIDNFTPMRKDFV is encoded by the coding sequence ATGTTTGTTTACAACAAAAACATCAAACTAGAAGATCAAGGCGGCGGTTTACGACGCAAAGTGCTCGCTCATTGCGAGAACATGATGACAGTCGAAGTGCATTTCGAGACGGGTACTGTCGCGCCAATGCACAACCACCCACACGAGCAGATCACTTATGTGGTATCTGGCGAGTTCGACTTCACTGTTGGCGACGAAACCAAACGTGTGACTGCTGGCGATACCGTTTATAAAGTGCCTAACATCATGCACGGCTGCACCTGCGTTAAAGAAGGTGTACTGATTGATAACTTTACACCAATGCGTAAGGACTTCGTGTAA